Proteins encoded in a region of the Vitis riparia cultivar Riparia Gloire de Montpellier isolate 1030 chromosome 7, EGFV_Vit.rip_1.0, whole genome shotgun sequence genome:
- the LOC117918153 gene encoding uncharacterized mitochondrial protein AtMg00810-like produces MFGSFKNSMIVEFEMSDLGMMHYFLSIEVMHSSIGIFLSQKKYVQEILDKFQMKDCNPVNTPSEFGMKLNKDNGGKKVDDTLYKQIVGSLMYLTTTRPDIMHAVSVISRYMKCPTEIHLLAAKRIFWYLQGTKEFGLFYKNGEKSDLFGFTVSLACACQAIWLKKILKELHFKEDGPTQIYSDNSSTIKLSKNPVLHG; encoded by the exons ATGTTTGGAAGTTTCAAGAATTCCATGATAGTTGAATTTGAAATGTCTGATCTTGGCATGATGCATTATTTTCTTAGCATTGAAGTGATGCATTCTTCAATTggaatttttctttctcaaaagaAGTATGTGCAAGAAATCTTAGACAAGTTTCAGATGAAGGATTGTAATCCTGTAAATACTCCATCTGAGTTTGGTATGAAGCTAAACAAAGATAATGGTGGAAAGAAGGTCGACGACACTCTTTACAAACAAATAGTGGGGAGTTTAATGTATTTGACGACAACAAGACCTGATATAATGCATGCTGTAAGTGTGATTAGCAGGTACATGAAATGTCCTACAGAGATTCATCTCTTGGCTGCAAAAAGAATTTTCTGGTACTTGCAAGGTACTAAGGAGTTTGGGTTGTTCTACAAGAATGGAGAAAAGTCAGATCTATTTGGCTTTACAGTCAGTCTAG CTTGTGCTTGTCAAGCTATTTGGTTAAAGAAAATCCTTAAAGAGCTGCATTTCAAGGAGGATGGACCTACTCAGATTTATAGTGACAACAGTTCAACAATAAAGCTTTCAAAAAATCCAGTTTTACATGGTTGA